The following are encoded in a window of Mycobacterium vicinigordonae genomic DNA:
- a CDS encoding glycoside hydrolase family 15 protein: MVLHADSADSADEQVVPLDEPELHALDGTSVALESSGPYESSSPSRNPFPPIADYSFLSDWETTCLISPAGSVEWLCVPRPDSPSVFGAILDRSAGHFRLGPYGVSVPSARRYLPGSLIMETTWQTHTGWLIVRDALVMGPWHDIERRSRTHRRTPMDWDAEHILLRTVRCVSGTVELMMSCEPAFDYHRTGCTWEYSANAYGEAIARASRQPDAHPTLRLTTNLNIGLEGREARARTRMKEGDDIFVALSWTKHPAPQTYEEAAHKMWQTTECWRQWINIGNFPDHPWRAYLQRSALTLKGLTYSPTGALLAASTTSLPETPHGERNWDYRYAWIRDSTFALWGLYTLGLDREADDFFAFIADVSGANSNERHPLQVMYGVGGERSLVEEELNHLSGYDHARPVRIGNGAFDQVQHDIWGSVLDSFYLHAKSREQVPETLWPVLKKQVEEAITHWREPDRGIWEVRGEPQHFTSSKVMCWVALDRGAKLAERQGEKSYAQQWREIAEEIKADILKRGVDSRGVFTQRYGDDALDASLLLVVLTRFLPPDDPRVRNTVLAIADELTEEGLVLRYRVEETDDGLSGEEGTFTICSFWLVSALVEIGEVSRAKRLCERLLSFASPLHLYAEEIEPRTGRHLGNFPQAFTHLALINAVVHVIRAEEEADGSGAFQPANAPV; the protein is encoded by the coding sequence ATGGTCCTGCACGCCGACTCCGCCGATTCAGCCGACGAGCAGGTAGTCCCGCTCGACGAACCCGAGCTGCACGCGCTCGACGGGACATCGGTGGCACTCGAGTCGAGTGGGCCGTACGAATCTAGTTCGCCGTCGCGCAACCCGTTCCCGCCGATCGCCGACTACTCCTTCCTGTCGGATTGGGAAACGACGTGTTTGATCTCGCCCGCCGGCTCAGTGGAGTGGCTGTGTGTGCCTCGGCCCGATTCTCCGAGCGTGTTCGGTGCGATCCTGGACCGCAGCGCCGGCCACTTCCGGCTAGGCCCCTACGGGGTGTCGGTGCCCTCGGCGCGGCGGTACCTGCCCGGCAGCCTGATCATGGAGACCACCTGGCAGACCCACACCGGGTGGCTGATCGTGCGCGACGCGCTGGTGATGGGCCCGTGGCACGACATCGAGCGGCGCTCACGTACGCACCGGCGAACCCCGATGGACTGGGATGCCGAGCACATCCTGCTGCGCACGGTCCGCTGTGTCAGCGGCACCGTCGAGTTGATGATGAGCTGCGAACCAGCTTTCGACTATCACCGCACCGGCTGCACCTGGGAGTACTCGGCGAACGCCTACGGCGAGGCCATCGCGCGCGCCAGCCGGCAACCCGACGCACATCCCACCCTGCGGCTGACCACCAACCTCAATATCGGGCTGGAGGGGCGGGAAGCGCGCGCCCGGACCCGGATGAAAGAGGGCGACGACATTTTTGTCGCGCTGAGCTGGACCAAACACCCGGCGCCGCAAACCTACGAAGAGGCCGCGCACAAGATGTGGCAGACCACCGAGTGCTGGCGGCAGTGGATCAACATCGGCAACTTCCCCGACCACCCGTGGCGGGCTTACCTGCAGCGCAGCGCGCTGACCCTGAAGGGTCTGACCTACTCCCCGACCGGCGCGCTGCTGGCCGCCAGCACTACGTCTCTTCCCGAGACACCGCACGGCGAACGCAACTGGGACTACCGCTACGCCTGGATTCGCGACTCGACCTTCGCGTTATGGGGGCTCTACACCCTGGGACTGGATCGCGAGGCCGATGATTTCTTCGCGTTCATCGCCGACGTATCCGGCGCCAACAGCAACGAGCGCCACCCACTGCAGGTGATGTACGGCGTTGGCGGCGAACGCAGTCTCGTCGAAGAGGAACTCAATCACCTGTCCGGCTACGACCATGCCAGGCCGGTGCGGATCGGCAACGGCGCCTTCGACCAGGTCCAGCACGACATCTGGGGTTCGGTGCTGGATTCGTTCTACCTGCACGCAAAGTCGCGCGAGCAGGTCCCCGAGACGCTGTGGCCGGTACTCAAAAAGCAGGTCGAGGAGGCGATCACGCACTGGCGTGAGCCCGACCGCGGGATCTGGGAGGTGCGTGGGGAGCCACAGCACTTCACCTCGTCGAAGGTGATGTGCTGGGTGGCGCTGGACCGTGGCGCCAAGCTCGCCGAACGCCAGGGCGAGAAGAGTTACGCGCAACAGTGGCGCGAGATCGCCGAGGAGATCAAGGCCGACATTCTCAAGCGGGGGGTCGACTCGCGCGGGGTGTTCACCCAGCGCTACGGCGACGACGCGCTCGACGCGTCGCTGTTGCTGGTGGTACTGACCCGCTTCCTGCCGCCGGACGACCCGCGGGTGCGCAACACCGTGCTGGCGATTGCCGATGAGCTCACCGAGGAAGGCCTGGTGCTGCGCTACCGGGTGGAGGAGACCGACGACGGACTGTCCGGCGAGGAGGGCACCTTCACCATCTGCTCGTTCTGGCTGGTCTCGGCGCTGGTGGAGATCGGCGAGGTGAGCCGGGCCAAGCGACTGTGCGAGCGGCTGCTGTCCTTCGCCAGCCCACTGCACTTGTACGCCGAGGAGATCGAGCCGCGCACCGGCCGGCATCTGGGCAACTTCCCGCAGGCGTTCACCCACCTGGCCCTGATCAACGCGGTGGTGCACGTGATCCGGGCCGAGGAGGAGGCTGACGGGTCGGGCGCGTTCCAGCCTGCCAACGCGCCGGTCTGA
- a CDS encoding sulfate ABC transporter substrate-binding protein: MLKYRGAPRWRQLVALILTIGAVAACRGGPSDVVGGGGLANAKTSVTLVAYSVAEPGWAKVGPAFNASEEGRGVQVIATYGASGDQSRGVAEGKPADLVNFSVEPDITRLIKSGKVSKDWNTDATKGIPFGSVVTLVVRKGNPKNIRDWDDLLRPGIEVITPSPLSSGSAKWNLLAPYAVKSEGGHNSQAGIEFVSRMVREHVKLRPGSGREATDVFIQGSGDVLISYENEAIAAERAGKPVEHVTPPQTFKIENPMAVITTSPHLAAATAFKNFQYTVAAQKLWAQAGFRPVDPAVAAAFRDQFPLPAKLWTIADLGGWDTVDPQLFDKTAGSITKIYTQATG; this comes from the coding sequence ATGTTGAAGTACCGGGGTGCACCGCGCTGGCGACAGCTGGTGGCGCTCATATTGACGATCGGCGCGGTGGCGGCGTGCCGCGGCGGTCCCAGCGACGTGGTCGGCGGCGGCGGGCTGGCTAACGCCAAGACCAGCGTCACCTTGGTCGCCTATTCGGTCGCCGAACCCGGTTGGGCCAAGGTGGGTCCGGCGTTCAACGCCTCCGAGGAAGGGCGGGGCGTGCAGGTGATCGCCACCTACGGCGCCTCGGGCGACCAGTCGCGCGGTGTCGCCGAGGGCAAGCCGGCCGACCTGGTCAACTTTTCGGTCGAGCCCGACATCACCCGCCTGATCAAGTCCGGCAAGGTGTCCAAGGACTGGAATACCGACGCCACCAAAGGTATTCCCTTCGGATCGGTGGTTACGCTGGTGGTGCGCAAGGGCAATCCGAAGAACATCAGGGATTGGGATGATCTGCTGCGCCCCGGGATCGAAGTGATCACACCGAGCCCGCTCAGCTCGGGATCGGCAAAGTGGAATCTGTTGGCGCCCTACGCAGTCAAGAGCGAGGGCGGCCACAACAGCCAAGCGGGCATCGAGTTTGTCAGCCGGATGGTGAGGGAACACGTGAAACTGCGTCCAGGTTCCGGCCGAGAAGCCACGGACGTCTTTATCCAAGGCAGTGGAGATGTTCTGATCAGCTACGAGAACGAGGCCATCGCCGCCGAACGCGCGGGCAAACCGGTCGAGCACGTCACCCCGCCGCAGACGTTCAAGATCGAGAATCCTATGGCGGTGATTACCACCAGCCCGCACCTGGCCGCTGCCACCGCCTTCAAAAACTTCCAGTACACCGTCGCGGCGCAGAAGTTGTGGGCGCAGGCCGGGTTCCGGCCGGTCGACCCGGCAGTCGCCGCGGCATTCCGCGACCAGTTCCCATTGCCGGCGAAGCTGTGGACCATTGCTGACCTCGGTGGCTGGGACACCGTCGATCCGCAGCTGTTCGACAAAACCGCCGGCAGCATCACCAAGATCTACACGCAGGCCACCGGATGA
- a CDS encoding transglutaminase family protein encodes MWRMRVVHTTGYAYQSPVTASYNEARLTPRSNTRQNVVLNRVETIPATRSYRYIDYWGTAVTAFDLHAPHTELTVTSSSVVETECPEFPEEKASWEEMKSIAVIDRFDEVLHPTAYTPTSKRVAAVGKRIMKNHDPQEAVVAAARWARSELDYLPGTTGVHSSGLDALEQGKGVCQDFAHLTLIVLRSMGIPGRYVSGYLHPKPDARIGKAIEGRSHAWVQAWTGGWWNYDPTNDTDISEQYISVGVGRDYADVSPLKGIYSGLGATDLDVDVEITRLA; translated from the coding sequence ATGTGGCGGATGCGGGTGGTGCATACCACCGGTTATGCGTATCAGTCGCCGGTGACGGCGTCGTACAACGAGGCACGGTTGACGCCCCGCTCCAACACGCGGCAGAACGTCGTCCTCAATCGAGTCGAGACCATCCCGGCGACCCGGTCTTACCGCTACATCGACTACTGGGGGACCGCGGTTACCGCTTTCGACCTGCACGCGCCGCACACCGAACTCACGGTGACGTCGTCGTCGGTTGTCGAGACTGAATGCCCGGAGTTTCCGGAGGAGAAAGCCAGCTGGGAAGAAATGAAGTCGATCGCAGTGATCGACCGTTTCGACGAGGTACTACACCCCACCGCCTACACTCCGACCAGCAAACGCGTTGCGGCCGTCGGAAAGCGGATCATGAAGAACCACGACCCGCAGGAGGCCGTGGTCGCAGCGGCCCGCTGGGCACGCAGCGAGCTGGATTATCTGCCGGGTACGACCGGGGTGCACTCCTCGGGGTTGGACGCGCTGGAACAGGGCAAGGGCGTCTGCCAGGATTTTGCCCATCTGACGCTGATCGTGTTGCGCAGCATGGGAATTCCCGGCCGCTACGTGTCAGGGTACCTACATCCCAAGCCCGACGCGCGGATCGGTAAGGCGATCGAGGGTCGCAGTCACGCCTGGGTCCAGGCGTGGACGGGCGGCTGGTGGAATTACGACCCCACCAACGACACCGACATTTCCGAGCAGTACATCAGCGTAGGCGTCGGCCGTGATTACGCCGACGTGTCGCCACTCAAGGGCATCTACTCGGGGCTGGGGGCCACCGATCTCGACGTGGACGTGGAGATCACCCGGCTCGCTTAA
- a CDS encoding CBS domain-containing protein, with amino-acid sequence MRIADVLRNKGAAVTTIHPDATVRELLAGLAEQNIGAMVVVGDDGVAGIVSERDVVRQLHVHGASVLSRPVSKIMTSAVATCTKSDTVDSVSMQMTENRVRHVPVLDGKKLVGIVSIGDVVKTRMGELEAEQQQLQSYITQG; translated from the coding sequence ATGCGGATCGCGGACGTCTTGCGGAACAAGGGTGCGGCGGTGACGACGATCCACCCCGACGCGACAGTCCGGGAACTGTTGGCCGGCTTGGCGGAACAGAACATCGGCGCAATGGTGGTAGTGGGTGACGACGGGGTGGCCGGCATCGTCTCCGAACGCGACGTTGTGCGCCAGCTGCACGTGCACGGCGCCAGCGTGCTGTCCAGGCCCGTCTCCAAGATCATGACCAGCGCCGTCGCCACCTGCACCAAATCGGACACCGTCGATAGCGTCAGCATGCAGATGACCGAGAACCGGGTGCGCCACGTGCCGGTGCTGGACGGCAAGAAGCTGGTGGGCATCGTCAGCATCGGCGATGTGGTCAAGACGCGGATGGGTGAGCTCGAGGCCGAGCAGCAGCAGCTGCAGTCCTACATCACCCAGGGCTGA
- the cysW gene encoding sulfate ABC transporter permease subunit CysW produces the protein MSSTSSRSVRYLLRYTALAYILVLLVIPVLLILWRTFEPGLGQFFDWITTPAAVSALNLSLLVVAIVVPLNVVFGIPTALVLARNRFRGKGILQAIIDLPFAVSPVIVGVSLIVLWGAGGALGFVERDFGFKIIFGLPGIVLASIFVTLPFVVREVEPVLHELGTDQEQAAATLGSGWWQTFWRITLPSIRWGLTYGIVLTVARTLGEYGAVIMVSSNLPGESQTLTLLVSDRYNRGAEYGAYALSTLLMAVAVLVLVVQVVLDARRARASK, from the coding sequence ATATCTTCGACTTCGTCGCGTTCGGTTCGTTACCTGCTTCGCTACACCGCTCTGGCTTACATCTTGGTGCTGCTGGTCATCCCGGTACTGCTCATCCTGTGGCGCACATTCGAACCCGGGCTCGGCCAGTTTTTCGACTGGATCACCACGCCGGCCGCGGTCTCGGCACTGAACCTCTCGCTGCTTGTGGTGGCCATCGTAGTGCCGCTGAACGTGGTCTTCGGCATCCCGACAGCTTTGGTGTTGGCGCGCAACCGATTCCGCGGCAAAGGTATCCTGCAGGCGATCATCGACTTACCGTTTGCGGTATCACCGGTGATTGTGGGTGTCTCGCTGATCGTGCTGTGGGGGGCCGGCGGTGCGCTGGGATTCGTCGAGCGCGACTTCGGGTTCAAAATCATCTTCGGGCTGCCGGGCATCGTGCTGGCCAGCATCTTCGTCACGCTGCCGTTCGTGGTGCGTGAGGTGGAGCCGGTGCTGCACGAATTGGGAACCGATCAGGAACAGGCCGCCGCGACACTGGGTTCTGGCTGGTGGCAAACATTTTGGCGGATTACTCTGCCGTCCATCCGGTGGGGTCTGACATATGGCATCGTGCTGACCGTCGCGCGCACACTCGGTGAGTACGGCGCGGTCATCATGGTGTCGTCCAACCTTCCCGGCGAGTCGCAGACGCTGACACTGCTGGTGTCCGACCGGTACAACCGCGGCGCGGAGTACGGCGCGTACGCGCTGTCGACGTTGCTGATGGCCGTTGCCGTGCTGGTGCTGGTCGTCCAAGTGGTGTTGGATGCACGCCGGGCACGAGCAAGTAAGTAA
- a CDS encoding PE family protein has translation MSYVVAGPGALAAAASDLARIGSAITASNVSAALQTAGVPAAAADGVSAAVADFWSAHAKGYQQVSAQMSALHEQLVQRLGSTAASYANTEAAAAAAVRSLLGG, from the coding sequence ATGTCGTACGTAGTCGCAGGCCCCGGGGCGCTGGCTGCTGCGGCGTCCGATCTGGCCCGGATCGGTTCGGCGATCACCGCCTCCAACGTCAGCGCGGCCCTGCAGACGGCCGGAGTTCCGGCGGCAGCCGCCGACGGGGTCTCGGCCGCCGTCGCGGACTTCTGGAGCGCACATGCGAAGGGTTACCAGCAGGTCAGCGCCCAGATGTCGGCCCTACACGAGCAGCTGGTGCAGCGGCTGGGCAGCACGGCAGCCAGCTACGCCAATACCGAAGCCGCCGCCGCCGCAGCGGTGCGGAGCTTGCTCGGCGGTTAA
- a CDS encoding ribonuclease Z produces MIEVTLLGTGSPVPDPNRGGPATLVRAGGQVFLVDCGRGVLQRAAAVGVGAAGLSGLLLTHLHSDHIAELGDLLITSWITTFTPDPAPLQIIGPPGTSEVVELTLKAFGHDIGYRIAHHADLNAPPSVEVHEHTEGVVWDRDGVSIRVAPTDHRPVAPTIGFRVEFDGASVVLAGDTVPCPSLDELACGADALVHTAIRKDILTHVGQQRVKDVCDYHSSVQEAAATAARAGVTTLVLTHYVPPLVAGQEDQWRALAATEFSGRIELGDDLHRVQVKPRT; encoded by the coding sequence ATGATCGAGGTCACGTTACTTGGCACCGGAAGCCCGGTCCCCGACCCGAACCGCGGCGGACCCGCGACTCTGGTGCGCGCGGGCGGGCAGGTGTTCCTGGTGGATTGCGGACGGGGCGTTTTGCAGCGCGCAGCGGCGGTTGGCGTGGGCGCCGCCGGATTGTCCGGGCTGCTGCTCACACACCTGCACAGCGACCACATCGCCGAACTGGGAGATTTACTCATCACCAGTTGGATCACCACCTTCACGCCCGATCCCGCACCATTGCAGATCATCGGACCGCCAGGGACCTCGGAGGTGGTGGAGCTGACCCTCAAAGCGTTCGGCCACGACATCGGCTACCGGATCGCCCATCACGCTGACCTCAACGCCCCGCCTTCAGTTGAGGTGCACGAGCACACCGAGGGCGTGGTGTGGGACCGCGACGGCGTCAGCATTCGGGTGGCACCCACCGACCACCGGCCAGTGGCGCCGACGATCGGCTTCCGAGTCGAGTTCGACGGCGCGTCAGTGGTGCTGGCCGGCGACACGGTGCCCTGCCCAAGCCTGGACGAACTAGCCTGTGGTGCAGACGCTTTGGTGCACACCGCTATCCGTAAGGACATCCTGACACACGTTGGGCAGCAGCGGGTCAAGGACGTCTGCGACTACCACTCGTCGGTGCAAGAAGCCGCTGCGACAGCGGCTCGCGCCGGGGTGACGACACTGGTGCTGACGCATTACGTGCCGCCGCTGGTGGCGGGCCAGGAGGATCAGTGGCGCGCGCTGGCCGCCACCGAGTTCAGCGGGCGGATCGAACTGGGCGACGACCTGCACCGAGTCCAGGTGAAGCCACGGACTTAG
- a CDS encoding sensor domain-containing protein: MAARGFGVVLVIAGLSALLLATACTSKVDGAPRRDQPKVGVSSIPLGQIMPTDAEIRAAVGNDLQHHPTPSEGTAEILPDGIRSDADAAPFKCVGVTEPRLRAVYEKAPVRGVAYQSYWNYGLNVAATAATTSAMRLASTTEAQQLFDSFVQQWRNCSGSTVTMQVPDSGETYLYSKITDVRVGGPVLSATVISWGNRDAPQHPVERAVGVAADVIIDVQVNDSPNAQSDTRAIDLVKAMARKVSSTS; encoded by the coding sequence ATGGCGGCACGGGGATTCGGCGTGGTACTGGTGATTGCCGGGCTATCCGCGCTCCTGCTGGCGACCGCCTGCACCAGCAAGGTCGACGGGGCACCCCGCCGCGATCAGCCCAAAGTCGGCGTCAGCTCGATTCCGCTGGGTCAGATCATGCCAACCGACGCGGAGATCCGCGCTGCCGTCGGAAACGACCTGCAGCACCACCCGACCCCCTCGGAGGGCACGGCAGAAATCCTGCCTGACGGCATTCGCAGCGACGCAGACGCCGCGCCGTTCAAGTGCGTCGGCGTCACCGAGCCGCGCTTGCGGGCCGTGTACGAGAAGGCTCCGGTGCGTGGTGTGGCCTACCAAAGTTATTGGAACTATGGCCTAAACGTGGCGGCGACCGCCGCAACGACCAGCGCGATGCGGTTGGCCAGCACCACCGAGGCGCAGCAACTCTTCGATTCCTTTGTGCAGCAATGGCGTAACTGCAGCGGCAGCACGGTCACCATGCAGGTGCCCGACTCCGGCGAAACCTACCTGTACTCCAAGATCACTGACGTCCGCGTCGGGGGGCCGGTCTTGTCCGCCACCGTCATTAGCTGGGGCAACCGGGACGCCCCGCAGCACCCCGTCGAACGGGCCGTCGGGGTGGCCGCCGACGTGATCATCGACGTTCAGGTCAACGACAGCCCGAATGCGCAATCCGACACCCGGGCAATCGATCTCGTGAAGGCGATGGCACGCAAGGTGTCCAGTACGAGCTGA
- the cysT gene encoding sulfate ABC transporter permease subunit CysT encodes MTVTVTPDPEAVRPELDQPDGAAPGGAAAARRAGGTPLRVGVATVWLSVIVLLPLAAILWQAADGGWDAFRLAVTSNAAIESFRVTLTISAGVTLLNTVFGLLIAWVLVRDNFFGKRLVDAVIDLPFALPTIVASLVMLALYGNHSPVGLHLQHTEWGVGVALAFVTLPFVVRAVQPVLLEIDRETEEAAASLGANGPKIFVSIVLPSLLPALLSGAGLAFSRAIGEFGSVVLIGGAVPGKTEVSSQWIRTLIENDDRTGAAAISIVLLSISFVVLLVLRIIGGRAAKREEMSQ; translated from the coding sequence ATGACCGTGACAGTTACCCCAGACCCAGAGGCGGTCCGCCCCGAGCTCGACCAGCCCGATGGCGCGGCTCCTGGCGGCGCCGCGGCTGCCCGACGAGCGGGCGGCACGCCGCTGCGGGTCGGCGTGGCGACCGTATGGTTGTCGGTGATCGTGCTGCTGCCGCTGGCCGCCATCCTGTGGCAGGCGGCGGACGGGGGCTGGGACGCCTTCCGGCTGGCGGTCACCTCGAATGCGGCGATCGAGTCGTTTCGGGTGACGCTCACCATCTCCGCCGGCGTGACCCTGCTAAACACGGTGTTCGGCCTACTGATCGCCTGGGTGCTGGTGCGCGACAACTTCTTCGGTAAGCGTTTGGTGGACGCGGTGATCGATCTGCCCTTCGCGTTGCCGACAATCGTCGCCAGCCTGGTGATGCTTGCGCTCTACGGCAACCACAGCCCGGTGGGACTGCACCTGCAGCACACTGAGTGGGGCGTCGGTGTCGCGCTGGCGTTCGTCACGCTGCCGTTCGTGGTGCGCGCCGTGCAGCCGGTGCTCCTTGAGATCGACCGGGAGACCGAGGAAGCGGCCGCGTCGCTGGGCGCCAACGGTCCCAAGATCTTCGTCTCCATCGTGCTGCCGTCGCTGCTGCCCGCGTTGTTGTCCGGTGCGGGCCTGGCGTTTTCGCGGGCGATCGGCGAGTTCGGGTCGGTGGTGTTGATCGGCGGGGCGGTACCCGGCAAGACCGAGGTCTCCTCACAGTGGATCCGGACCTTGATCGAGAATGACGACCGTACCGGTGCTGCGGCGATATCCATTGTGCTGCTCTCGATTTCGTTTGTCGTGCTGCTCGTTCTGCGGATCATCGGCGGGCGGGCGGCCAAACGCGAGGAGATGAGCCAGTGA
- a CDS encoding type II toxin-antitoxin system PemK/MazF family toxin has protein sequence MTPGKKSSGKSQWKTFQRFAENLVAEAPKVVQRLQNTQETLRTLQHAVRITANIVAMGLPAAPTEITAGRPVTNTSFPTAQRARKIVYAPDLDGKADPGEIVWTWVVYEDDPTRGKDRPVLVVGRERTVLLGLMLSSQEHHAGQREWVGIGSGDWDYEGRESWVRLDRVLDVPEEGIRREGAILDRETFDVVAARLRAEYSWR, from the coding sequence ATGACCCCGGGTAAGAAGTCGTCCGGCAAGTCACAGTGGAAAACGTTCCAGCGCTTTGCGGAGAACCTGGTTGCCGAGGCTCCGAAGGTGGTGCAGCGCCTGCAGAACACGCAGGAGACACTGCGGACCCTGCAGCACGCGGTAAGGATCACTGCGAACATCGTGGCAATGGGTTTGCCGGCCGCTCCTACTGAGATCACTGCGGGCCGGCCGGTGACGAACACCAGCTTTCCCACCGCGCAGCGGGCCCGCAAAATCGTGTACGCGCCCGACCTGGACGGTAAGGCCGACCCCGGCGAGATCGTCTGGACCTGGGTCGTTTACGAGGACGATCCGACCCGCGGCAAAGACCGCCCTGTGCTGGTGGTGGGCCGGGAGCGCACCGTGTTGCTCGGTCTGATGCTGTCCAGCCAGGAGCACCACGCCGGACAGCGGGAATGGGTCGGAATCGGTTCGGGCGACTGGGATTACGAGGGCCGCGAAAGCTGGGTGCGGCTGGACCGGGTACTGGACGTACCGGAGGAAGGCATCCGACGCGAGGGCGCAATCCTGGACCGCGAGACCTTCGACGTGGTGGCCGCCCGGCTGCGTGCCGAATACTCCTGGCGCTGA
- a CDS encoding sulfate/molybdate ABC transporter ATP-binding protein, with protein sequence MTDTAAAPRDYAIVVQNAFKQYGDFVALDHVDFVVPTGSLTALLGPSGSGKSTLLRTIAGLDQPDSGTVTIEGRDVTRVPTQRRGIGFVFQHYAAFKHLTVRNNVAYGLKIRKRPKAEIKDKVDHLLEVVGLSGFQHRYPNQLSGGQRQRMALARALAVDPQVLLLDEPFGALDAKVREDLRSWLRRLHDEVHVTTVLVTHDQAEALDVADRIAVLNKGRIEQVGSPTDVYDAPANAFVMSFLGAVSALNGALVRPHDIRVGRNPDMAVAGGDGTAESIGVVRATVDRVVTLGFEVRVELTSAVSRGPFTAQITRGDAEALALKEGDTVYVRATRVPPIAVETPQNSNGAANPDEVEALT encoded by the coding sequence ATGACCGATACCGCAGCGGCTCCGCGCGACTACGCGATTGTGGTGCAAAACGCATTCAAGCAGTACGGCGATTTCGTGGCGCTGGATCACGTGGATTTCGTGGTGCCGACCGGCTCGCTGACGGCGTTGCTAGGCCCCAGCGGGTCGGGAAAGTCGACACTGCTACGTACCATCGCCGGCCTGGACCAACCCGATTCGGGAACAGTGACCATCGAGGGCCGCGATGTCACCCGGGTACCAACGCAACGCCGCGGTATCGGATTCGTGTTTCAGCACTATGCGGCGTTCAAGCACCTGACCGTGCGCAACAACGTCGCCTACGGTTTGAAGATCCGAAAGCGGCCCAAAGCAGAGATCAAGGACAAGGTCGACCATCTGCTGGAGGTGGTGGGCCTCAGCGGCTTCCAGCACCGTTATCCCAACCAGCTCTCCGGCGGGCAACGGCAGCGGATGGCGCTGGCCCGGGCGCTGGCGGTCGACCCGCAGGTGCTGCTGCTCGACGAACCGTTCGGCGCGCTGGATGCAAAAGTCCGCGAGGATCTGCGGTCCTGGCTGCGTCGCCTGCATGACGAGGTCCATGTCACCACGGTGCTGGTCACCCACGACCAGGCCGAGGCGCTGGACGTGGCCGATCGCATCGCGGTGCTCAATAAGGGCCGCATCGAACAGGTCGGTTCCCCGACCGACGTCTACGACGCGCCCGCCAATGCCTTCGTGATGTCCTTCCTGGGTGCGGTGTCCGCACTGAACGGCGCCCTGGTCCGTCCGCACGACATTCGGGTGGGTCGCAACCCTGACATGGCGGTCGCCGGCGGCGACGGCACGGCGGAGTCGATCGGCGTCGTGCGCGCCACCGTCGACCGGGTGGTGACGCTCGGATTCGAGGTCCGGGTCGAGCTCACCAGTGCTGTCAGCAGAGGCCCGTTCACCGCGCAGATCACTCGCGGTGACGCGGAGGCTTTGGCGCTGAAGGAAGGCGATACCGTCTACGTGCGCGCGACCCGGGTCCCGCCGATCGCAGTCGAAACGCCGCAGAACTCCAACGGCGCCGCCAACCCCGACGAGGTAGAAGCGCTCACCTGA